In Mustela lutreola isolate mMusLut2 chromosome 1, mMusLut2.pri, whole genome shotgun sequence, one genomic interval encodes:
- the ABCE1 gene encoding ATP-binding cassette sub-family E member 1, translated as MADKLTRIAIVNHDKCKPKKCRQECKKSCPVVRMGKLCIEVTPQSKIAWISETLCIGCGICIKKCPFGALSIVNLPSNLEKETTHRYCANAFKLHRLPIPRPGEVLGLVGTNGIGKSTALKILAGKQKPNLGKYDDPPDWQEILTYFRGSELQNYFTKILEDDLKAIIKPQYVDQIPKAAKGTVGSILDRKDETKTQAIVCQQLDLTHLKERNVEDLSGGELQRFACAVVCIQKADIFMFDEPSSYLDVKQRLKAAITIRSLINPDRYIIVVEHDLSVLDYLSDFICCLYGVPSAYGVVTMPFSVREGINIFLDGYVPTENLRFRDASLVFKVAETANEEEVKKMCMYKYPGMKKKMGEFELAIVAGEFTDSEIMVMLGENGTGKTTFIRMLAGRLKPDEGGEVPVLNVSYKPQKISPKSTGSVRQLLHEKIRDAYTHPQFVTDVMKPLQIENIIDQEVQTLSGGELQRVALALCLGKPADVYLIDEPSAYLDSEQRLMAARVVKRFILHAKKTAFVVEHDFIMATYLADRVIVFDGIPSKNTVANSPQTLLAGMNKFLSQLEITFRRDPNNYRPRINKLNSIKDVEQKKSGNYFFLDD; from the exons ATGGCGGATAAATTAACAAGAATTGCTATTGTCAACCATGACAAATGTAAGCCTAAGAAATGTCGGCAGGAGTGCAAAAAGAGTTGCCCTGTGGTTCGAATGG GAAAATTATGCATAGAGGTTACACCCCAGAGCAAAATAGCATGGATTTCTGAAACCCTTTGTATTGGTTGTGGTATTTGTATTAAG aaatgccCCTTTGGCGCCTTATCAATTGTCAATTTACCAAGCaacttggaaaaagaaacaacacatCGATATTGTGCCAATGCCTTCAAACTTCACAG GTTGCCTATCCCTCGTCCAGGTGAAGTTTTGGGATTAGTTGGAACTAATGGAATTGGAAAGTcaactgctttaaaaattttagcaGGAAAGCAAAAGCCAAACCTTGGAAAGTATGAT GATCCCCCTGATTGGCAAGAAATTTTGACTTACTTCCGTGGATCTGAATTGCAAAATTACTTTACCAAGATTCTAGAAGATGACTTAAAAGCCATTATCAAACCTCAGTATGTAGACCAGATACCCAAGGCTGCAAAG GGGACAGTGGGGTCTATTTTGGACCGAAAGGATGAAACAAAGACACAAGCAATTGTATGTCAGCAGCTTG ATTTAACCCATCTAAAAGAACGAAATGTTGAAGACCTTTCAGGAGGAGAGTTGCAGAGATTTGCGTGTGCTGTCGTTTGCATACAGAAAGCTGATAT TTTCATGTTTGATGAACCTTCTAGTTACCTAGATGTCAAGCAGCGTTTAAAGGCTGCTATCACTATACGATCACTAATAAATCCAGATAG atataTCATTGTGGTGGAGCATGATCTAAGTGTATTAGACTATCTCTCTGACTTCATCTGCTGTTTATATGGCGTACCAAGTGCTTATGGTGTTGTCACTATGCCTTTTAGTGTAAGAGAAG GCATAAACATTTTTTTGGATGGCTACGTTCCGACAGAAAACTTGAGATTCAGAGATGCATCACTTGTTTTTAAAGTGGCCGAGACAGCAAATGAAGAAGAAGTTAAAAagatgtgtatgtataaatatcctggaatgaagaaaaagatgggagagtttGAGCTAGCAATTGTAGCCGGAGAGTTTACAGATTCTGAAATCATGGTGATGTTGGGGGAAAATG GTACTGGTAAAACAACATTTATCAGAATGCTTGCTGGAAGACTTAAGCCTGATGAAGGAG GAGAAGTGCCGGTTCTAAATGTCAGTTATAAGCCACAGAAAATCAGTCCCAAATCAACT GGAAGTGTTCGACAGTTGCTACATGAGAAGATAAGAGATGCTTACACTCATCCACAATTCGTGACCGATGTGATGAAGCCTCTGCAGATTGAAAACATCATCGATCAAGAA GTGCAGACGTTATCTGGTGGTGAACTGCAGCGAGTGGCATTGGCACTTTGTCTGGGCAAGCCTGCTGATGTCTATTTAATTGATGAACCATCTGCGTATTTGGATTCTGAGCAAAGATTGATGGCAGCTCGAGTTGTCAAACG TTTCATACTCCATGCTAAGAAGACAGCCTTTGTTGTAGAACATGACTTCATTATGGCAACCTATCTAGCAGATCGAGTCATCGTTTTTGATGGCATTCCATCTAAGAACACAGTCGCAAAcag TCCTCAAACCCTTTTGGCTGGCATGAATAAATTTTTGTCTCAGCTTGAAATTACATTCAGAAGAGATCCAAACAACTATAGGCCAAGAATAAACAAACTCAATTCAATTAAG GATGTAGAACAAAAGAAGAGTGGAAACTACTTTTTCTTGGATGACTAG